In Halorubrum sp. PV6, a single window of DNA contains:
- a CDS encoding copper ABC transporter permease: protein MSAATGVATVFRRELATVARTPGYGVLAVGLLVAVGGLVAAGGGGATGFVPAVVDLLLPTEALVPLAAVVLGYRALLTDGASGELAVIRTYPVRVGEYVAGVLLARVVALVGVVGVPYAVVGVVVWLTAAPDTGIFATHSGIDSPVLYLRFLAFVLLFGAAYVSLAAAVSALASSRRSAIALGVLALLAGVLGGDLLLLRSLGAGAPASTIPGSLAVTPNGAFRGLVFEHVVGVAFAPAGGFVSTTRAVGALVGWTLVGAVASGVTLAYGRRVDAAVERVRRGVRD from the coding sequence ATGAGCGCTGCGACCGGCGTCGCGACCGTGTTCCGGCGCGAACTCGCCACGGTCGCCCGAACGCCGGGCTACGGCGTGTTGGCGGTCGGTCTGCTCGTTGCCGTCGGCGGCCTCGTCGCGGCGGGCGGCGGGGGCGCGACCGGGTTCGTGCCGGCGGTCGTCGACCTGCTCCTCCCGACCGAGGCGCTCGTCCCGCTCGCCGCCGTCGTGTTGGGGTATCGTGCGCTGCTCACCGACGGCGCGAGCGGCGAGCTCGCGGTGATCCGGACGTACCCGGTCCGGGTCGGCGAGTACGTCGCCGGCGTGCTGCTGGCGCGGGTCGTCGCGCTCGTGGGGGTCGTGGGCGTCCCGTACGCGGTCGTCGGCGTCGTGGTCTGGCTGACCGCCGCGCCGGACACGGGCATCTTCGCGACCCACTCCGGAATCGACTCGCCGGTGCTGTACCTGCGGTTCCTCGCCTTCGTCCTCCTCTTCGGGGCGGCGTACGTCTCGCTCGCGGCGGCCGTCTCGGCGCTGGCGTCGAGTCGGCGCAGCGCCATCGCGCTCGGCGTCCTCGCGCTCCTCGCCGGGGTCCTCGGCGGCGACCTCCTGTTGCTCCGGTCGCTCGGTGCCGGCGCGCCCGCGTCGACGATACCGGGGTCGCTCGCCGTGACGCCGAACGGGGCGTTCCGCGGGCTCGTCTTCGAACACGTGGTCGGCGTCGCCTTCGCGCCGGCCGGCGGGTTCGTCTCGACGACCCGCGCGGTCGGCGCGCTGGTCGGGTGGACGCTCGTCGGCGCCGTCGCCTCCGGGGTCACGCTGGCGTACGGCCGGCGCGTCGACGCGGCCGTCGAGCGGGTCCGGCGCGGGGTCCGGGACTGA
- a CDS encoding nitrous oxide reductase accessory protein NosL — protein sequence MTELPNRSVSRRRLLAGAAAGLSVGVAGCSGGENASITPVSLDGERACDQCGMIIEDHPGPVGQIHFADDEPEGGRPGQFCSSTCTYRYRFDAEAEGRTVEAAFLTDYSSVEYEVFTEGGDTQFSSHVESEAFERMPALTVVARSEVVGAMGPELIPFSEEGDVTAFTDEYGGEPMPATDVERSTLEAL from the coding sequence ATGACAGAACTACCGAACCGATCCGTCTCTCGTCGACGACTGCTGGCCGGGGCCGCCGCGGGACTCTCGGTCGGCGTCGCCGGCTGTTCCGGCGGCGAGAACGCGTCGATCACGCCGGTCTCGCTCGACGGGGAGCGGGCCTGCGACCAGTGCGGGATGATAATCGAGGACCACCCCGGTCCGGTCGGGCAGATCCACTTCGCGGACGACGAGCCGGAGGGCGGGCGACCGGGGCAGTTCTGTAGCAGCACCTGTACGTACCGGTATCGCTTCGACGCCGAGGCCGAGGGGCGGACGGTCGAGGCGGCGTTTCTCACCGACTACTCGTCGGTCGAGTACGAGGTGTTCACCGAGGGCGGCGACACCCAGTTCTCCTCGCACGTCGAAAGCGAGGCGTTCGAACGCATGCCCGCCCTCACCGTCGTCGCGCGCAGCGAGGTTGTCGGGGCAATGGGTCCCGAGTTGATCCCGTTCAGCGAGGAGGGGGACGTGACCGCGTTCACCGACGAGTACGGCGGCGAGCCGATGCCGGCGACCGATGTCGAGCGCTCGACGCTCGAAGCCTTATAA
- a CDS encoding DUF4332 domain-containing protein, with amino-acid sequence MSDRFVAGGDFSRIAETFQLTELPQVDVEKFDTVERAAVERVITEQQESLARLQSNVLDVRAERDALDHRLSTLIDDRDRLQDRVRELEAERPALEPKAVFANLGAALEAADDDLSTERYRVDDVDFTLKANLTQTEDGVRMHLPSLDESSVAANLSEVSFRMRAPREREERPEAEYVDVPDVRGQSREVAARRLAGAGLSVGTVEQVADPTAAPGSVVEQFPDAYAVAEPDAPVDLLVAEAGEAPADEETPAGKEAPADEETTDAPADDETPADDETPAESTDAPAADGEAETRTDRGEDETARMEAFRRAIVAVAPEVGPAVADRLQRAGVTDLESLLRFDADELAERLSIPAEQIVALQRRLESVAEERSLESISGIGPTYAERLRDEGVETVADLATLDPETVSAITRASTSRTEGWIKQARQVTAER; translated from the coding sequence ATGAGCGACCGATTCGTCGCCGGAGGCGACTTCTCTCGGATCGCGGAGACGTTCCAACTGACGGAGCTGCCGCAGGTCGACGTCGAGAAGTTCGACACGGTAGAGCGCGCCGCGGTCGAGCGCGTGATCACCGAACAGCAGGAGTCGCTCGCCCGGCTCCAGAGCAACGTGCTCGACGTTCGCGCCGAGCGCGACGCGCTCGATCACCGCCTCTCGACGCTGATCGACGACCGCGACCGGCTGCAGGACCGCGTGCGAGAGCTGGAGGCCGAACGGCCCGCGCTGGAGCCGAAGGCGGTCTTCGCGAACCTCGGCGCGGCGCTGGAGGCGGCCGACGACGACCTCTCGACCGAGCGCTACCGCGTCGACGACGTCGACTTCACGCTGAAGGCGAACCTGACCCAGACCGAGGACGGGGTTCGGATGCACCTCCCCTCGTTGGACGAGTCGTCGGTCGCCGCGAACCTCAGCGAGGTCTCCTTCCGGATGCGGGCGCCGCGCGAGCGCGAGGAGCGCCCCGAGGCGGAGTACGTGGACGTGCCGGACGTGCGCGGGCAGTCCCGCGAGGTCGCGGCGCGCCGGCTCGCCGGTGCCGGCCTCAGCGTCGGGACGGTCGAGCAGGTGGCCGACCCGACGGCTGCGCCCGGTTCCGTCGTGGAGCAGTTCCCGGACGCGTACGCGGTCGCCGAGCCGGACGCGCCGGTCGACCTCCTCGTCGCCGAGGCGGGTGAGGCGCCGGCTGACGAAGAGACGCCGGCAGGCAAGGAGGCGCCGGCTGACGAAGAGACGACCGACGCGCCGGCTGACGACGAGACGCCGGCAGACGACGAGACGCCGGCCGAGTCGACAGACGCCCCGGCTGCCGACGGCGAAGCCGAGACCCGGACCGATCGCGGCGAAGACGAGACGGCGCGCATGGAGGCGTTCCGCCGGGCGATCGTCGCCGTCGCCCCGGAGGTCGGGCCAGCCGTCGCGGACAGGCTCCAGCGGGCCGGCGTCACGGACCTCGAATCGCTGTTGCGGTTCGACGCCGACGAACTCGCCGAGCGGCTGTCGATCCCGGCCGAACAGATCGTCGCGTTACAGCGGCGGCTCGAATCGGTCGCCGAGGAGCGATCGCTCGAATCGATCTCCGGAATCGGTCCGACGTACGCGGAGCGGCTCCGAGACGAGGGGGTCGAGACCGTCGCCGACCTCGCGACGCTCGACCCGGAGACCGTCTCGGCGATCACGCGGGCCTCGACGAGCCGGACCGAAGGCTGGATCAAGCAGGCGCGGCAGGTGACGGCGGAGCGATGA
- a CDS encoding universal stress protein, translating to MSLVVVPVRFPPSSHSEATLREAVSVAEARDADLTILHVDLYQNSGGVSRRDLKRAVEKRLGRLDRARYVIRRGFLVEETILEEIIAEGADVVVIGSKQAGRWRRMVQKLLSDPDIDAYLRGELDCTVITVSGSGDTTTNEAGESVDDAPPLPDDGTDD from the coding sequence ATGAGTCTCGTCGTGGTTCCGGTCCGGTTTCCCCCGTCGTCACACTCCGAGGCGACGCTCAGAGAGGCAGTCAGCGTCGCCGAGGCGCGTGACGCCGACCTGACTATCCTCCACGTAGACCTGTACCAGAACTCCGGCGGCGTCTCCCGGAGAGACCTCAAACGCGCCGTCGAGAAACGGCTCGGTCGGTTGGACCGCGCTCGATACGTCATCCGGCGCGGGTTCTTGGTTGAGGAGACCATCCTCGAAGAGATCATCGCCGAGGGCGCCGACGTGGTGGTCATCGGCTCGAAACAGGCCGGGCGCTGGCGGCGCATGGTTCAGAAACTCCTCTCCGACCCCGACATCGACGCGTACCTCCGCGGCGAGCTCGACTGCACCGTGATCACGGTCAGCGGCAGCGGAGACACGACGACGAACGAGGCCGGCGAAAGCGTCGACGACGCGCCGCCCCTGCCGGACGACGGCACGGACGACTGA
- a CDS encoding NosD domain-containing protein yields the protein MTRFDPYGELPRALRLALVAALLVAVVATAGAFAADPESAAPSPVAYDDVVELGLSSEADALMAGSARVPRTQVFYSQLQYVVGYNGVESFAATLEGDRTDRQFGYPVAAYVETFDEARPGTTDAGLFAAEFAGEWTPASEAVYVVGSDARSPAGETVVPFRERSAAEAFVADHGGRVVDWAAVRRGSFGTDSAATVRAMAPERWAAADERIAAADRRADRPVSVVVGTDAPTVAAAVAAAPPNTTVAVPPGTYTETVTITKSITVAGEGARISGNGTGSVITVRAPDVAITGVSVDGSGGQTRDPEAARQERDADGEAWDTNIQLGYGHGDAGIRAIGAPGLFVDDVRIDANASGLLLREGSDAVVRNLRVNGTDAWQDGFMGIAGMQSRVTVTDSTFEGGRDGIYLHRADGSVVRNSTFTDNRYGTHLMYTGDALIADNTFRNEIFGGITVMTRPSGNAIVGNDVRNSSAGLQVSGTRTYLGYNTLVGNELGFSTSARGSLYERNVAANNELGARATTVVPSSRIVENDFVDNERHAAAGAGALRVWADGDRGNYWTGANVGTHAPGERAYRPTAPVDAALHREVAAVAVRESPAVALLDRLRGTVPGARSGSIIDPSPAVSPYSPDRVDAALAPDAGPVHGDWREALAEADTSADGGDETDGDEMGDGDTDTDVMNARETDATATGSDSRPPRADPATTPARGETSV from the coding sequence GTGACGCGTTTCGACCCGTACGGCGAACTCCCGCGCGCGCTCCGGCTCGCGCTCGTCGCCGCCCTCCTCGTCGCGGTCGTCGCGACGGCGGGCGCGTTCGCCGCCGACCCCGAGTCGGCCGCACCCTCGCCGGTGGCCTACGACGACGTGGTCGAACTCGGGCTCTCCTCGGAGGCGGACGCGCTGATGGCCGGATCGGCGCGCGTTCCCCGGACGCAGGTCTTCTACTCACAGCTGCAGTACGTGGTCGGCTACAACGGCGTCGAGTCGTTCGCGGCCACTCTCGAAGGCGATCGGACCGACCGCCAGTTCGGTTACCCCGTCGCCGCCTACGTCGAGACGTTCGACGAGGCCCGGCCGGGAACGACCGACGCGGGGCTGTTCGCGGCCGAGTTCGCCGGCGAGTGGACGCCGGCCTCTGAGGCGGTCTACGTCGTCGGCAGCGACGCCCGAAGCCCGGCGGGCGAGACGGTCGTGCCCTTCCGCGAGCGCTCGGCGGCCGAGGCGTTCGTCGCCGACCACGGCGGCCGCGTCGTCGACTGGGCGGCGGTCCGGCGCGGGTCGTTCGGCACCGACTCCGCGGCGACGGTCCGGGCGATGGCGCCGGAACGCTGGGCCGCGGCGGACGAGCGGATCGCGGCCGCCGACCGGCGCGCCGACCGGCCGGTCTCGGTCGTCGTCGGGACGGACGCGCCGACGGTCGCGGCGGCGGTCGCGGCGGCCCCGCCGAACACGACGGTCGCCGTCCCGCCGGGCACCTACACCGAGACCGTGACGATCACGAAGTCGATAACGGTCGCCGGCGAGGGCGCGCGGATCAGCGGGAACGGCACCGGGTCGGTGATCACGGTCCGGGCGCCCGACGTGGCGATCACGGGGGTGTCGGTCGACGGGAGCGGGGGGCAGACGCGCGACCCGGAGGCGGCCCGCCAGGAGCGCGACGCCGACGGCGAGGCGTGGGACACGAACATTCAGCTCGGCTACGGCCACGGCGACGCGGGGATTCGCGCGATCGGCGCGCCCGGACTCTTCGTCGACGACGTGCGGATCGACGCGAACGCGAGCGGGCTGCTCCTCCGGGAGGGCTCCGACGCCGTGGTCCGGAATCTCCGCGTCAACGGGACGGATGCGTGGCAGGACGGCTTCATGGGAATCGCGGGGATGCAGTCGCGGGTGACGGTGACCGACAGCACGTTCGAAGGCGGCCGCGACGGTATCTACCTCCACCGCGCCGACGGCTCGGTCGTCAGGAACTCCACGTTCACCGACAACCGGTACGGGACGCATCTCATGTACACGGGCGACGCGTTGATCGCCGACAACACCTTCAGAAACGAGATTTTCGGCGGAATCACCGTGATGACGCGTCCTTCCGGTAACGCAATCGTCGGCAACGACGTGCGGAACTCCAGCGCCGGCCTGCAGGTCTCCGGCACCCGGACGTATCTCGGGTACAACACCCTCGTCGGCAACGAGCTCGGCTTCTCGACCAGCGCTCGCGGCTCGCTGTACGAGCGCAACGTGGCCGCGAACAACGAACTCGGCGCGCGCGCCACCACGGTCGTCCCGTCCAGCCGGATCGTGGAAAACGACTTCGTCGACAACGAGCGACACGCGGCCGCCGGTGCGGGCGCCCTCCGCGTCTGGGCCGACGGCGACCGCGGGAACTACTGGACGGGCGCGAACGTCGGGACCCACGCGCCCGGCGAGCGGGCGTACCGACCGACGGCCCCGGTCGACGCCGCGCTCCACCGCGAGGTCGCCGCGGTCGCGGTTCGTGAGTCTCCCGCCGTCGCGCTCCTCGACCGGCTCCGCGGCACCGTTCCGGGGGCGCGCTCGGGGAGCATCATCGACCCCTCGCCGGCGGTGAGCCCGTACTCCCCGGACCGGGTCGACGCCGCGCTCGCCCCCGACGCGGGGCCGGTTCACGGCGACTGGCGCGAGGCGCTCGCCGAGGCCGACACGAGTGCGGATGGCGGCGACGAGACGGACGGTGACGAGATGGGCGACGGAGACACCGACACCGATGTCATGAACGCACGCGAGACCGACGCGACGGCGACCGGCAGCGACTCCCGACCACCGCGAGCGGACCCGGCGACCACGCCGGCTCGGGGTGAGACGAGTGTCTGA
- a CDS encoding ABC transporter ATP-binding protein, with translation MSESSLATLTEVTRTYGGVPVLSSVSLAVDPGLTAVVGPNGSGKSTLLRVLAGATEPTAGTVRVPEAAGAKPVGYLPQRVPFRDGFTARETLAFYARLVDDDPDAALDRVGLADAAEKPVEALSGGMRRLLGIAQAVLGDPSLVVLDEPASGLDPGMRERAFGAAADRADGDTAVVLSSHALDLVDAHADHVVVMHRGRVAAAGPRDAVLDEYGVADVGALYRVVAGDARRGAGAADEGEGGDGTDRDGANAEESAGEESDAAVHVTGVSDR, from the coding sequence GTGTCTGAATCCTCCCTCGCGACCCTCACAGAGGTCACTCGTACCTACGGCGGCGTGCCCGTCTTGTCCTCGGTGTCGCTCGCGGTCGACCCCGGCCTCACCGCCGTCGTCGGCCCGAACGGCTCCGGGAAGTCGACGCTGCTTCGAGTGTTGGCCGGCGCGACGGAGCCAACCGCGGGGACGGTTCGCGTGCCCGAGGCGGCGGGCGCGAAGCCGGTCGGCTACCTCCCGCAGCGGGTCCCCTTCCGAGACGGGTTCACGGCCCGCGAGACGCTGGCGTTCTACGCGCGACTCGTCGACGACGACCCCGACGCGGCGCTGGACCGCGTCGGACTCGCCGACGCCGCAGAAAAGCCCGTCGAGGCGCTCTCGGGCGGGATGCGCCGGCTGCTCGGCATCGCGCAGGCCGTCCTCGGCGACCCGTCGCTCGTCGTCCTCGACGAACCGGCGAGCGGCCTCGATCCGGGGATGCGAGAGCGCGCGTTCGGCGCGGCGGCAGACCGGGCCGACGGCGACACGGCGGTCGTCCTCTCCTCGCACGCGCTCGACCTCGTCGACGCTCACGCCGACCACGTCGTGGTGATGCACCGGGGACGCGTCGCCGCCGCGGGGCCGCGCGATGCGGTACTCGACGAGTACGGCGTCGCCGACGTGGGAGCGCTGTATCGGGTCGTCGCCGGCGACGCGAGACGGGGAGCCGGCGCCGCTGACGAGGGCGAGGGCGGCGACGGAACTGACCGAGACGGCGCCAACGCCGAGGAAAGCGCCGGCGAGGAGTCCGACGCGGCGGTCCACGTCACGGGGGTGTCGGACCGATGA
- a CDS encoding helix-turn-helix domain-containing protein, which yields MPDTRARVRRHVRDTPGVHFNRVSRDLDIATGQAQYHLRRLVRADEVAVERIAGRAHYFDPDFDPWERRALAFLRRETARAILVRLHADGPTRTTTLVEELDLARSTVSWHVSNLAESGIVEKSDDRPMRLSLARPEQTAALLDEVSASLPDRIVDRFVRTVDSLFE from the coding sequence ATGCCGGACACCAGAGCCCGAGTCCGCCGTCACGTCCGCGACACGCCGGGTGTCCACTTCAACCGGGTGAGCCGCGACCTCGACATCGCCACCGGACAGGCGCAGTACCACCTCCGCCGGCTCGTCCGCGCCGACGAGGTCGCGGTCGAGCGTATCGCCGGCCGGGCTCACTACTTCGACCCCGACTTCGACCCGTGGGAGCGGCGCGCGCTCGCCTTCCTGCGTCGGGAGACGGCGCGTGCGATACTCGTCAGGCTCCACGCCGACGGGCCGACGCGGACGACGACGCTCGTCGAGGAACTCGACTTGGCGCGCAGCACGGTCTCGTGGCACGTCTCGAACCTCGCAGAGAGCGGCATCGTCGAGAAGTCCGACGACCGTCCCATGCGCCTCTCGCTCGCTCGCCCCGAACAGACCGCGGCGCTGCTCGACGAGGTGTCGGCGTCGCTGCCGGACCGGATCGTCGACCGGTTCGTCCGGACCGTCGACAGCCTCTTCGAGTGA
- a CDS encoding mechanosensitive ion channel family protein: MTTQLLQGGLLADPVGSVVSVVVTIVTFVVSFLVLYLVGKSILVRTTKEALNQRDYSPAIVSLSSSISGAIALFAAVAIAATVAGFPMILGAFATIFGALALGFAFAASDIVQNFVAGVFILKDKPFEIGDYIEWDGNGGIVREIDLRVSKLDTWDNEQLTVPNGDLANAVVKNVQANDTRRVTVDFGVDYGTDVDRARDILLDEAAKIDGVLADPEPAAPLTTLGDSAIVFNLRVWIDPAETGAGGVKHALTENVMHRFDEADIGFPYPHTELVGSLDVNQVGQGAMADD, encoded by the coding sequence GTGACTACACAACTACTCCAGGGAGGCTTGCTCGCCGACCCGGTCGGTTCCGTGGTATCGGTCGTCGTGACCATCGTGACGTTCGTCGTCTCGTTTCTCGTGCTCTACCTCGTTGGGAAGTCGATCCTCGTCAGGACGACCAAAGAGGCGCTGAACCAACGCGACTACTCGCCGGCCATCGTCAGCCTCTCGTCCAGCATCTCGGGGGCGATCGCGCTGTTCGCGGCCGTCGCCATCGCGGCGACCGTGGCCGGGTTCCCGATGATCCTCGGGGCCTTCGCCACCATCTTCGGCGCGCTCGCCTTGGGGTTCGCGTTCGCGGCGAGCGACATCGTCCAGAACTTCGTCGCCGGCGTGTTCATCCTGAAGGACAAACCCTTCGAGATCGGCGATTACATCGAGTGGGACGGTAACGGGGGGATTGTCCGCGAGATCGACCTCCGCGTCTCGAAACTCGACACGTGGGACAACGAACAGCTCACCGTGCCGAACGGCGACCTCGCCAACGCGGTCGTCAAGAACGTGCAGGCCAACGACACCCGGCGGGTCACCGTCGACTTCGGGGTCGACTACGGCACCGACGTGGACCGCGCCCGCGACATTCTCCTCGACGAGGCGGCGAAGATCGACGGCGTCCTCGCCGACCCGGAGCCAGCCGCGCCGCTGACCACGCTCGGCGACTCCGCCATCGTGTTCAACCTCCGGGTGTGGATCGACCCCGCCGAGACCGGCGCCGGCGGCGTCAAACACGCGCTCACGGAGAACGTCATGCACCGCTTCGACGAGGCCGACATCGGGTTCCCGTACCCCCACACCGAACTCGTCGGCTCGCTCGACGTCAACCAGGTCGGTCAGGGCGCGATGGCGGACGACTGA
- a CDS encoding DJ-1/PfpI family protein, with amino-acid sequence MNVDILLYDGFDELDAIGPYEVFDYALGYAGDRPGRVRYVTPDERDSVTASHGTRVGVDGTLPDPEDAPDLLVVPGGGWTDRDETASAWAEAQRGEVPRALSAHHAAGTRIAAVCTGAMLLAAGGVTDGRRAITHASAVEELRESGADVVDARVVDDGDVLTAGGVTSGIDLALHLVEDAFGAAVADRVATVIEYERRASVADER; translated from the coding sequence GTGAACGTCGATATTCTGCTGTACGACGGGTTCGACGAACTGGACGCGATCGGTCCGTACGAGGTGTTCGACTACGCGCTCGGCTACGCCGGCGACCGGCCGGGCCGCGTCCGGTACGTCACCCCCGACGAGCGCGACTCGGTGACCGCGAGCCACGGGACGCGCGTCGGCGTCGACGGGACGCTCCCGGACCCCGAGGACGCGCCGGACCTGCTCGTCGTCCCCGGCGGCGGGTGGACCGACCGCGACGAAACCGCCAGCGCGTGGGCGGAGGCACAGCGGGGCGAGGTCCCGCGCGCGCTCAGCGCTCACCACGCTGCGGGCACCCGAATCGCGGCGGTCTGTACCGGGGCGATGCTGCTCGCTGCGGGCGGCGTCACCGACGGTCGGCGCGCGATCACGCACGCCTCGGCGGTCGAGGAACTCCGTGAGTCGGGCGCGGACGTGGTCGACGCGCGCGTCGTCGACGACGGCGACGTGCTCACCGCCGGCGGGGTGACGTCGGGGATCGATCTGGCGCTTCACCTCGTCGAAGACGCGTTCGGCGCGGCGGTCGCAGACCGCGTCGCGACCGTCATCGAGTACGAGCGGCGCGCTTCGGTCGCGGACGAGAGGTAA
- a CDS encoding SCO family protein, translating into MRRRALLGGIAAATTGATAGCSSVLGDQPDGVVLDPQEDQIADSEDLAYPAYGQRLPPFELRDPIAGVTIDSEAIDRTAVVTGIFTYCPAECGILLRQLVGVQRRVAEAGITDETLFLPITFDPERDDEAALRDNAASLGVNLESGNWHYLRPETPERAKTVVQERLGIGFERTTESARLQGYDFTHIVVTLLVNPDGVVERAYRGERVDPDRVAGDIEAVVEAFADE; encoded by the coding sequence ATGCGACGACGCGCGCTGCTCGGCGGGATCGCCGCGGCGACGACCGGCGCGACCGCCGGGTGTAGCTCCGTCCTCGGCGACCAGCCGGACGGCGTCGTCCTCGATCCGCAGGAAGACCAGATCGCGGACAGCGAGGACCTCGCGTACCCCGCCTACGGCCAGCGGCTCCCGCCCTTCGAACTACGAGACCCGATCGCCGGGGTCACCATCGACAGCGAGGCGATAGACCGGACCGCGGTCGTGACCGGCATCTTCACCTACTGTCCCGCGGAGTGCGGCATCCTCCTCCGACAGCTCGTCGGGGTCCAACGCCGCGTCGCCGAGGCGGGAATCACCGACGAGACGCTGTTTCTCCCGATCACGTTCGACCCCGAACGCGACGACGAGGCGGCGCTTCGCGACAACGCCGCGTCGCTCGGCGTGAACCTCGAATCGGGGAACTGGCACTACCTCCGCCCCGAGACGCCGGAGCGGGCGAAGACGGTGGTACAGGAGCGACTCGGGATCGGCTTCGAGCGCACGACCGAAAGCGCTCGGCTGCAGGGGTACGACTTCACCCACATCGTCGTCACGCTGCTCGTCAACCCGGACGGGGTCGTCGAGCGCGCGTACCGCGGTGAACGGGTCGACCCCGACCGCGTCGCCGGCGACATCGAGGCGGTCGTCGAAGCGTTCGCCGACGAGTGA